The following proteins are encoded in a genomic region of Danio rerio strain Tuebingen ecotype United States chromosome 16, GRCz12tu, whole genome shotgun sequence:
- the LOC101882614 gene encoding zinc-binding protein A33: MASALSLYLMCPVCLSDFKDPVSLPCEHVLCRQCASRYLESSKGPHKCPECRQNFTRTDLKGIRVLRNVVDAIQEQRKKKQLIQPNAEEMLCSEHKEPLKLFCVNDQRLVCLICKEGMKHSGHSFKPVKEAKEMSEKMVNKALSFILDDNKQMGDMILNQTLEITKSKERAKHLETLMHAQFKKMHDFLLKKEEDAMRQIQKAANSAEESMKHNGSLLSKLQIKGNSQVSILESGLKINQPERFLEWWSKDGFPLVNEISESKNIKFAIPTKFKSKHDGVRVICDHFTLGPYETDLPLMVWRDMLGPVKRDLSDSSTMDKDLKLAFKKENHQQPQGEDYFARFQKFHNGYRENYVESIQPGQVYWEVDIEAEPGWERGLTVRYYPKEKNTSLWQTLFNKGFENISLSVKNGRLYAVRGDKETLIANQTKPRRVGVYVDSVKHQVVFCNADSISLIHTVWCGDQ, from the exons ATGGCTTCAGCTCTGTCTCTTTACCTCATGTGTCCGGTGTGTCTGAGTGACTTCAAAGATCCAGTAAGTTTGCCCTGTGAACATGTTCTCTGTCGGCAGTGTGCTTCCAGGTATTTAGAATCCAGCAAAGGACCTCATAAATGCCCAGAATGCAGACAAAACTTCACCAGGACGGATCTTAAAGGTATTCGAGTTCTGAGAAATGTTGTGGACGCCATACAAGAACAGCGTAAGAAAAAGCAATTGATTCAACCGAACGCAGAGGAAATGCTGTGTTCTGAGCACAAGGAGCCGCTTAAACTTTTCTGTGTCAATGACCAGAGATTAGTTTGCCTCATCTGCAAAGAGGGAATGAAACACAGCGGACACAGTTTCAAACCTGTAAAGGAAGCTAAGGAGATGAGTGAG AAAATGGTGAACAAAGCATTGAGTTTTATTTTAGATGACAACAAGCAAATGGGTGACATGATCCTGAATCAGACGCTTGAAATCACAAAATCCAAG GAAAGGGCCAAACATCTTGAGACCCTTATGCATGCTCAGTTTAAGAAAATGCATGACTTCTTGTTGAAAAAGGAGGAGGATGCAATGAGACAGATCCAGAAAGCAGCAAACAGTGCTGAGGAATCAATGAAGCATAATGGGTCGTTGTTGTCAAAGTTGCAAATAAAAGGAAACAGCCAGGTGTCCATATTGGAGTCAGGACTAAAGATAAACCAGCCAGAGAGGTTTTTAGAG TGGTGGAGTAAAGACGGGTTTCCTTTGGTTAATGAAATCAGCGAGAGCAAAAACATCAAGTTTGCCATTCCAACCAA ATTTAAGTCGAAACATGATGGCGTTCGAGTGATTTGTGACCATTTCACCCTTGGGCCTTATGAAACTGACCTTCCGCTCATGGTTTGGCGAGACATGCTGGGTCCTGTTAAACGGG ACCTATCAGATTCATCTACAATGGACaaagacctgaaacttgctttcAAAAAGGAGAATCATCAGCAGCCTCAAGGCGAAGATTACTTTGCCAGATTCCAGAAATTTCACAACGGTTACAGGGAGAATTATGTGGAGAGCATTCAGCCGGGTCAGGTGTACTGGGAGGTCGATATCGAAGCTGAACCAGGATGGGAACGAGGACTTACTGTTAGATATTACCCAAAAGAGAAGAACACGTCCCTCTGGCAGACATTATTTAACAAAGGTTTTGAGAACATTTCTCTTTCTGTAAAAAATGGTCGACTGTATGCTGTAAGAGGTGATAAAGAAACCCTAATCGCTAACCAGACTAAACCCCGCAGAGTCGGGGTTTACGTGGACAGTGTGAAACACCAGGTTGTGTTTTGCAATGCAGACAGTATTTCTCTCATTCACACAGTGTGGTGTGGAGATCAATAG